In the genome of Acetobacter oryzifermentans, one region contains:
- a CDS encoding undecaprenyl-diphosphate phosphatase, translating to MSFLQAIIIALLQGATELFPVSSLGHAVILPALFHWSYDLHDPAFLPFLVMLHLGTSVALLVFFWKDWLAIFKGASGSCGQRMQMESLHILWLLIVATIPAVVVGGLFEHFLRNLFGSASSAAIFLFLNGLLLLVVERLRSSVVRKNVNSVASMTSRDAVIIGLFQCLAFFPGLSRSGATICGGLLRGLHHDTAARFSFLMAQPVILAATVREAFKMRHLELQPGQMRIAVVAALVSGLMALFSTAFLMRYFRDHDRWALSPFAWYCMGVGGIATILFHFMH from the coding sequence ATGTCGTTTCTTCAGGCTATCATTATCGCTCTTCTTCAGGGAGCAACAGAACTCTTTCCCGTAAGTAGCCTTGGACATGCTGTTATCCTTCCGGCGTTGTTCCATTGGTCGTACGATCTGCATGATCCGGCATTTCTGCCGTTTCTGGTTATGCTGCATCTGGGTACGTCTGTGGCGCTGCTAGTTTTCTTCTGGAAAGATTGGCTGGCCATATTCAAAGGGGCCAGTGGCAGTTGCGGCCAGCGCATGCAAATGGAAAGCCTGCATATTCTGTGGCTGCTCATTGTAGCCACCATTCCCGCTGTTGTGGTGGGTGGCCTGTTTGAGCACTTCTTGCGCAATTTGTTTGGCTCAGCCTCATCCGCTGCTATTTTTTTGTTTTTAAATGGTTTGCTTTTGCTGGTGGTAGAACGGCTGCGCAGCAGTGTGGTGCGGAAAAACGTTAATTCTGTTGCCAGCATGACATCGCGCGATGCGGTCATTATTGGCCTGTTCCAGTGCCTTGCATTCTTTCCTGGGCTTTCTCGCTCTGGTGCAACCATTTGTGGTGGTTTGTTGCGGGGGCTGCACCATGATACGGCAGCACGCTTTTCCTTTTTGATGGCGCAACCCGTTATTCTGGCCGCCACGGTGCGTGAAGCCTTCAAAATGCGGCATCTGGAGCTACAGCCGGGGCAGATGCGCATTGCCGTGGTGGCAGCTCTTGTATCTGGCCTGATGGCATTGTTCAGCACCGCTTTTCTGATGCGGTATTTCCGTGATCACGACAGATGGGCGCTTTCTCCCTTCGCTTGGTACTGCATGGGCGTAGGCGGTATTGCGACCATTCTGTTCCATTTTATGCACTGA
- a CDS encoding amino acid permease — protein MGDISGSPRRKSLQRIEKENSTQRLSRTLGPLQLTMLGVGSTIGAGIYVMTGTAAANYAGPSILLSFIVAGVACLFTALSYGELASSMPVSGSAYTYAYVSMGERWAWAVGWLLLLEYGISCAGVAAGFSGYAVSLLQDFGVHVPSALSTTTLQVAFEGASRHVAAGWRIDAVGAFSILAVSLLLVLGVRESFKINALIVFLKVGVLALFVALGVWEVHPSYWSPFIPKYEGGFRFGFPGIFRAASVIFFAYVGFEAVSTAAGEAQNPRRDVPVGIVLSLIICTVVYMIVAAVLIGVVPWQTLDVADPLAIAVNAMHQPWLALFVKLGAVIGLCSVLMGLLYAQSRIFFAMAEDGLLMPMFSKLHPRFQTPWIGSIVLGFGVALATATLPIDIIGDLVSLGTAVAFGIVCFTVIWVRNKAPEIPRRFSVPWGGFTVRGIWLGYVPLLGIFFCAVMVAPLCVDMMLALYKGDPIPLLLLLTYAGIGWASYRFYGHVHSRLGREQREKAK, from the coding sequence ATGGGAGATATTTCTGGTTCGCCGCGGCGCAAGTCTTTACAGCGCATTGAAAAGGAAAACAGCACCCAACGCCTAAGTAGAACACTGGGGCCTTTGCAGCTTACCATGCTGGGCGTGGGCTCCACTATTGGCGCGGGTATTTATGTTATGACAGGCACGGCAGCCGCCAACTATGCGGGACCGTCCATCCTTTTGTCCTTTATTGTGGCGGGGGTTGCCTGCCTTTTTACGGCCCTTTCTTATGGTGAGCTGGCATCTTCCATGCCGGTTTCAGGCTCTGCTTATACGTATGCCTATGTTTCCATGGGGGAGCGTTGGGCATGGGCTGTTGGGTGGCTGCTTTTGCTGGAATACGGTATTTCCTGCGCAGGTGTGGCTGCTGGTTTTTCAGGTTATGCGGTCAGCCTTTTGCAAGATTTTGGCGTGCATGTGCCATCGGCTCTGTCCACCACTACGCTGCAAGTCGCGTTTGAAGGGGCATCCCGCCATGTTGCTGCGGGGTGGCGGATAGATGCGGTGGGCGCTTTCTCTATTCTGGCCGTTTCTTTGTTGCTGGTTTTGGGCGTGCGGGAATCCTTCAAAATCAATGCGCTCATTGTTTTTCTCAAAGTGGGCGTTCTGGCGCTCTTTGTGGCGCTGGGCGTGTGGGAGGTGCATCCGTCTTACTGGTCTCCCTTTATTCCGAAGTATGAAGGAGGCTTCCGCTTTGGCTTCCCCGGTATTTTCCGCGCAGCATCGGTTATCTTTTTTGCATATGTAGGGTTTGAGGCTGTTTCTACCGCAGCGGGAGAGGCCCAAAACCCTCGGCGGGATGTGCCTGTTGGTATCGTGCTTTCGCTCATTATCTGCACGGTTGTTTACATGATTGTGGCTGCCGTGTTGATTGGTGTGGTGCCGTGGCAGACGCTGGATGTAGCAGACCCGCTGGCAATAGCCGTTAACGCCATGCATCAGCCGTGGCTGGCTTTGTTTGTAAAGCTAGGGGCCGTTATCGGCCTGTGTTCCGTGCTGATGGGGCTGTTATATGCCCAAAGCCGCATCTTTTTTGCCATGGCGGAAGATGGCTTGCTAATGCCGATGTTCAGTAAGCTGCATCCGCGCTTTCAAACACCGTGGATCGGTAGCATTGTGCTGGGGTTTGGCGTAGCGCTGGCAACTGCCACGTTGCCGATTGATATTATTGGTGATCTGGTTAGCCTTGGCACGGCTGTAGCGTTTGGCATTGTGTGTTTTACCGTTATCTGGGTGCGCAATAAGGCCCCCGAAATTCCGCGTCGTTTCAGTGTGCCGTGGGGCGGCTTTACCGTACGCGGTATCTGGCTGGGCTATGTGCCGCTTTTAGGGATTTTCTTTTGCGCGGTTATGGTGGCGCCGCTTTGCGTGGATATGATGTTGGCCCTGTATAAAGGGGACCCCATACCTCTGCTGCTTCTGCTCACTTATGCCGGTATAGGGTGGGCCAGCTATCGGTTTTATGGTCACGTCCATTCCCGCCTAGGGCGGGAACAGCGTGAAAAAGCCAAATAA
- a CDS encoding ATP-grasp domain-containing protein yields MTTQAEKQPSPLSLFEFWPGWVFYTPVVAYWILLGIRYGDVTLPTAANPRIETGGLCGESKSSILDMAGNYAKRWIAPYVTLPTGTHDLARAHAAMQAKGLTLPVVVKPDIGCNGTGVKLVRTEEELKAALASFPRKIRLVIQKLITWKHEAGLFYIRHPDSPMGEISSLTYKDIPALRGNGRDTVLQLLQKDSRTSKVLHIYTPRLTHCLHEVLPDGEELELVFAGNHCKGAIFRNGKADITPELTRQIDAIMHDIPDFHFGRIDVKFRSAEALREGKDFEIIEINGVGSEAIHIWDSRTTLREAYAAQFHHYRESFRIGAKKKKAGWSPTNLWEGVRLWQRQKRLLASYPLND; encoded by the coding sequence ATGACGACACAGGCCGAAAAACAGCCTTCTCCTCTCTCCCTTTTTGAATTCTGGCCTGGTTGGGTTTTTTACACGCCCGTTGTGGCTTACTGGATTCTGCTTGGCATACGCTATGGGGATGTGACCCTACCCACAGCCGCCAACCCGCGTATTGAAACAGGTGGCCTGTGCGGTGAAAGCAAAAGCAGCATTCTGGATATGGCAGGCAATTATGCCAAACGCTGGATTGCACCTTACGTAACGCTACCAACCGGCACGCATGATCTTGCCCGCGCCCACGCTGCCATGCAGGCCAAAGGGCTCACGCTGCCCGTAGTGGTTAAACCCGATATTGGATGTAATGGCACCGGTGTAAAACTGGTGCGCACGGAAGAGGAGCTGAAAGCAGCCCTCGCCTCCTTCCCGCGCAAGATCCGGCTGGTGATACAAAAACTCATTACATGGAAGCACGAAGCCGGGCTGTTTTATATTCGTCATCCTGACAGCCCTATGGGGGAAATTTCATCCCTCACTTACAAAGATATTCCGGCCCTGCGCGGAAATGGGCGCGATACCGTGCTGCAACTGCTGCAAAAAGATAGCCGCACCAGCAAAGTGCTACACATCTACACGCCACGCCTAACACACTGTCTGCACGAAGTTTTGCCAGATGGTGAGGAACTGGAACTGGTATTTGCAGGTAACCATTGCAAAGGGGCCATTTTCCGCAACGGCAAGGCAGACATTACGCCAGAACTCACCCGACAGATTGACGCCATCATGCACGATATTCCCGATTTTCACTTCGGACGTATTGATGTAAAATTCCGCTCTGCCGAAGCACTGCGTGAAGGCAAGGATTTTGAAATTATCGAAATCAATGGCGTAGGTTCAGAAGCTATACACATCTGGGATTCCCGCACAACGCTGCGCGAAGCCTATGCAGCCCAGTTCCACCATTACCGGGAAAGTTTCCGTATTGGCGCCAAAAAGAAGAAGGCTGGCTGGTCCCCCACCAATTTGTGGGAAGGTGTGCGCCTCTGGCAGCGCCAGAAGCGGCTTTTGGCATCCTATCCGTTGAACGACTGA
- a CDS encoding DedA family protein — protein sequence MLDQFLELTAAYPLAQVIIVILATFVLEDAATVITAIQVNLHTLSPITALVALYIGIVTGDIGLYGLGYLAARWKPAQRWVNTSQMENQKVWLSKNLFWVVFVSRFIPGTRLPLYTASGFFNAGLPIFTAATFLATLIWTTALFALSLHVGGFILDHLGAWRWAGLAGFVLVIFFMGRLIARAQKQKT from the coding sequence TTGCTGGATCAGTTTCTGGAACTTACCGCCGCTTACCCTCTTGCGCAGGTTATTATTGTTATTCTGGCCACGTTTGTGCTGGAAGATGCCGCCACGGTTATTACGGCCATTCAGGTTAACCTTCACACTCTTTCCCCCATTACAGCACTTGTTGCGTTGTATATTGGCATTGTAACGGGCGATATAGGGCTTTACGGGTTGGGCTACCTGGCAGCACGCTGGAAACCTGCCCAAAGGTGGGTGAACACATCACAGATGGAAAACCAAAAAGTCTGGCTTTCCAAAAACCTGTTCTGGGTTGTATTTGTCAGCCGCTTTATTCCGGGCACCCGGTTGCCGCTTTACACGGCAAGCGGTTTTTTTAACGCGGGCTTGCCTATATTTACTGCCGCCACATTTCTGGCCACGCTTATCTGGACAACTGCGCTTTTTGCGCTTTCTCTCCATGTTGGTGGGTTTATTCTGGATCATCTTGGCGCTTGGCGCTGGGCTGGCTTGGCTGGATTTGTGCTGGTTATTTTCTTTATGGGCCGTTTGATTGCCCGAGCACAGAAACAGAAGACATGA
- a CDS encoding lytic murein transglycosylase has protein sequence MLRRKLLVGGASALFATPVLARTTAATTPHPAASSSYASFLAGVRREAIGQGISASVVDQALALTTQPNAKVLKADRHQPEFTLTWAQYKDRVLTEKKISDGLAAVGQRTALLNRISSTYGVNKGAIAGIWGLESAYGTRMGTFHVIDALATLAYDGRRSAFFRSELMKALSILGQGDITPAGMLGSYAGAMGQPQFMPSAYLRYAASYPEGGRRDIWHNEADVFASIANYLAKCHWLPGQPWGEEVLLPDTITQAQIGRTAVHPISWWAQQGVRPRAGQFSSAVQEGAIIRPDGVGGEAFIVYHNFNVIRRYNPSDFYALGVGLLGDAIT, from the coding sequence ATGCTACGAAGAAAACTTCTTGTTGGTGGGGCTTCTGCTCTGTTCGCCACACCTGTATTGGCCCGCACAACTGCGGCTACTACTCCGCACCCTGCTGCATCTTCCAGTTATGCCTCCTTTCTGGCTGGCGTGCGGCGAGAGGCCATAGGGCAGGGTATTTCTGCTTCTGTGGTGGATCAGGCGCTGGCTCTTACCACCCAACCAAATGCCAAAGTGCTTAAGGCAGACCGGCATCAGCCAGAATTCACCCTGACATGGGCGCAATATAAAGATCGGGTTCTGACGGAAAAGAAAATTTCCGATGGGCTTGCTGCTGTTGGTCAACGTACAGCGCTGCTCAACCGTATCAGTTCCACATATGGCGTTAATAAAGGCGCTATTGCGGGTATTTGGGGGCTGGAATCTGCTTACGGCACACGCATGGGCACATTCCATGTGATCGATGCTTTAGCGACTCTGGCTTACGATGGCAGGCGTTCGGCTTTTTTCCGCTCAGAATTGATGAAGGCGCTGAGCATTCTGGGCCAAGGGGACATCACGCCCGCAGGTATGCTGGGCAGCTATGCAGGCGCTATGGGGCAGCCACAGTTTATGCCAAGCGCCTATCTGCGTTACGCAGCTAGCTACCCAGAAGGTGGGCGGCGCGATATCTGGCATAATGAAGCCGATGTTTTTGCCTCTATCGCCAATTATTTGGCCAAGTGCCATTGGCTGCCCGGACAGCCGTGGGGAGAGGAAGTCTTGCTGCCTGACACCATAACGCAGGCACAAATTGGCCGTACGGCTGTGCACCCTATTTCATGGTGGGCGCAGCAGGGCGTGCGGCCACGTGCAGGGCAGTTTTCAAGTGCTGTGCAGGAAGGCGCTATTATCCGCCCAGATGGGGTGGGGGGCGAAGCCTTTATCGTCTATCATAATTTCAACGTGATCCGCCGCTACAACCCCTCCGATTTCTACGCGCTGGGTGTAGGGCTTCTTGGTGATGCAATAACGTGA
- a CDS encoding septal ring lytic transglycosylase RlpA family protein produces MKKLALVGCLAVLACSRQQPVAQQDLHYTVGPAWQAGNKWFYPREDFAWQGTGLAVREPPQAEGHLTADGEVWRAASMTGSHQTLQLPAVVRVTNLDNGRQIVIRLNDRGPNDPGRMIGLSPRAADLLGVGKEPARVQVVEDEMASRQFAEVLPGGPMLQISAAPLEKVQQTALGNAAVDRQGLTVLADNTTQETPAPGKVVLADLPATVMQGAPVSSMLWVETMDFTSRLAAMRQAAAQGASVRPVFLGHGTMWAVRYGPFTTISEADAALKRALATGLTGSHIVVE; encoded by the coding sequence GTGAAAAAACTCGCCCTTGTAGGGTGCCTGGCGGTGCTGGCCTGTTCGCGCCAGCAGCCTGTGGCACAGCAGGATCTGCATTATACAGTTGGGCCGGCATGGCAGGCAGGCAACAAGTGGTTTTACCCGCGGGAAGACTTTGCGTGGCAAGGCACGGGCTTGGCTGTAAGGGAACCCCCACAGGCAGAAGGTCACCTGACAGCAGATGGTGAGGTCTGGCGCGCCGCCAGCATGACAGGTAGCCATCAGACCTTGCAACTACCCGCCGTGGTGCGGGTGACCAACCTGGATAACGGGCGGCAAATTGTGATCCGCTTGAATGATCGTGGCCCGAATGATCCGGGGCGTATGATCGGTCTTTCCCCGCGTGCCGCAGATTTGCTGGGTGTGGGCAAAGAGCCTGCGCGTGTGCAGGTGGTAGAAGATGAAATGGCCAGCAGGCAGTTTGCCGAAGTACTGCCCGGTGGCCCCATGTTGCAGATTAGTGCAGCCCCGCTGGAAAAAGTGCAGCAAACGGCATTAGGTAACGCCGCAGTGGATAGGCAGGGCCTTACAGTTCTGGCAGATAACACCACGCAGGAAACGCCTGCGCCGGGCAAGGTAGTGCTGGCAGATCTGCCAGCCACTGTTATGCAGGGCGCGCCTGTGTCCAGCATGCTGTGGGTGGAAACCATGGATTTTACATCTCGCTTGGCCGCCATGCGGCAGGCGGCGGCACAAGGTGCCAGCGTTCGGCCTGTGTTTTTGGGGCATGGCACAATGTGGGCTGTGCGCTACGGGCCTTTTACGACTATAAGCGAAGCAGATGCCGCCCTTAAGCGAGCACTTGCTACTGGTTTAACCGGATCTCATATCGTCGTCGAATAG
- a CDS encoding D-alanyl-D-alanine carboxypeptidase family protein: protein MLQTRRFLLAGGAALFSGAYALDAMARPRHHGAAAKGAIPAAAQPAVPGADTPATTPVGPVDTQARWACILDYNSGATLLEKNADERMPPSSLTKMMTAYVTFGMLKSGRLKLDQMLPVSERAWRMQGSRMFVPLGQSVSVQDLIQGMVIQSGNDACIVIAEGVSGSEEQFVALMNDTATKLGLTNSHFMNATGWPAENHYMSARDVAYLALRLIHDFPEYYHFFSEKEFLFNKIRQENRNSLVVKGLADGLKTGHTDAGGFGLCASSEREGRRVVLAVNGLPSSAARGREAERLMGWAFANFETAQIVSKGDVLEQAPVWMGVTQTVPLVAAQDFKILLPHGWRNGTHLALDYNGPIIAPVQAGQVVGQLTVSLPGGRQASIPVQAGQSVPALSFLGRAARRLHL from the coding sequence ATGTTGCAGACTCGACGGTTCTTACTCGCAGGGGGCGCTGCCCTTTTCTCTGGTGCCTATGCGCTTGATGCCATGGCACGGCCTCGCCACCACGGCGCGGCGGCCAAAGGTGCAATACCTGCGGCGGCCCAGCCTGCTGTGCCGGGGGCGGATACACCCGCCACTACGCCCGTGGGGCCGGTGGATACACAGGCACGCTGGGCCTGCATTCTGGATTACAATAGCGGTGCCACACTGCTTGAGAAAAATGCAGATGAGCGCATGCCCCCATCATCCCTTACCAAGATGATGACGGCGTACGTTACATTTGGCATGCTCAAATCTGGCCGCCTGAAGCTGGATCAGATGTTGCCCGTAAGTGAACGCGCATGGCGCATGCAGGGTTCACGCATGTTTGTGCCCTTGGGGCAAAGCGTAAGCGTGCAGGATCTTATTCAGGGCATGGTTATCCAGTCCGGTAACGATGCCTGTATTGTGATTGCAGAAGGCGTTTCCGGCTCGGAAGAACAGTTTGTTGCGTTGATGAACGACACAGCCACCAAACTGGGGCTCACCAATTCGCACTTCATGAACGCAACTGGCTGGCCCGCAGAAAATCATTACATGTCTGCGCGAGATGTGGCCTATCTGGCGCTGCGTTTGATTCATGATTTTCCGGAATATTATCATTTCTTCTCGGAAAAAGAGTTCCTGTTTAACAAAATCAGGCAGGAAAACCGGAACTCTCTGGTGGTTAAAGGTTTGGCCGATGGCTTAAAAACCGGCCACACAGATGCAGGTGGGTTTGGCCTGTGCGCTTCTTCTGAGCGCGAAGGGCGGCGTGTTGTGCTGGCTGTGAACGGGCTGCCTTCATCCGCAGCACGTGGGCGGGAAGCTGAACGTCTGATGGGCTGGGCTTTCGCCAATTTTGAAACTGCGCAAATTGTCAGCAAAGGCGATGTGCTGGAACAGGCCCCTGTATGGATGGGTGTAACCCAGACAGTGCCGCTGGTGGCTGCGCAGGATTTCAAGATTTTGCTGCCACATGGCTGGCGTAATGGCACACATCTGGCGCTGGACTACAATGGCCCGATTATTGCGCCAGTGCAGGCCGGGCAGGTTGTAGGCCAACTTACAGTGTCTTTGCCCGGTGGGCGGCAGGCCAGTATTCCGGTGCAAGCCGGGCAGAGCGTGCCTGCACTCAGCTTTTTGGGGCGGGCTGCACGTCGGCTGCACCTCTGA
- the tmk gene encoding dTMP kinase: MACGMFITLEGAEGVGKSTQLRLLKEKLEAQGQKVLATREPGGSAGAEDLRQLLLFGKNPLSARAEILTHFAARYDHVDQVILPALKAGQIVLCDRFTDSTLAYQGYGRANGAPAILSLIATLQKQLGLQPDITFLLQAPRAVSRQRLAARGAPTDRYEQADEAFHARLADGFAHIAQAEPQRVVVVDTSVYSAEQVNAQILKDIQTRLAHAEG; encoded by the coding sequence ATGGCTTGTGGCATGTTTATAACGCTGGAAGGCGCAGAAGGGGTGGGAAAATCCACCCAGCTGCGGCTTTTGAAGGAAAAGCTGGAAGCGCAAGGCCAGAAGGTTTTGGCCACGCGTGAACCGGGCGGTTCTGCCGGTGCGGAAGATCTGCGCCAGCTTTTGTTGTTTGGTAAAAATCCGCTTTCTGCCCGGGCGGAAATTCTGACACATTTTGCCGCACGGTATGATCATGTTGATCAGGTTATTCTGCCCGCTCTTAAGGCTGGGCAGATTGTGCTGTGTGATCGCTTTACCGATTCCACCTTGGCGTATCAGGGATACGGGCGCGCCAATGGTGCCCCGGCTATTTTAAGCCTGATTGCAACACTGCAAAAGCAGCTTGGTTTGCAGCCAGATATAACCTTTCTGTTGCAAGCGCCGCGCGCCGTTTCCCGCCAACGTTTGGCAGCGCGTGGTGCGCCAACAGACAGGTATGAGCAGGCGGATGAGGCTTTTCATGCGCGTTTGGCAGATGGGTTTGCGCATATTGCTCAGGCAGAACCGCAACGGGTGGTAGTGGTGGATACCTCCGTTTATTCAGCAGAGCAGGTAAACGCTCAGATTCTGAAAGATATCCAGACCCGTCTGGCCCATGCCGAGGGCTGA
- a CDS encoding DNA polymerase III subunit delta', producing MQEPRLASLQLRGHQAALQAFRQAMQGGRLPHAWLITGPPGIGKATFAFRLARILLGGEDELSPAGRRVSAATHADLLVVARGFDEKRQKYRSEIVADDVRPINSFLRRTAAEGGWRVVIVDGAEWMNRSAANAVLKILEEPPPATVLLLTCSAPGRLLPTIRSRCRKLELAPLAAADMSAVLHAQAPEASDTEIQRVMAEAHGAPGRALALLADKGGEIASLVHEVVQGITPLRSYEVAETILRRDYGFSLFFSLLSDTLQMQARQAARQGNPQCVALANAWEATMRKHTETERFNLDKQEALLEAMTIASRE from the coding sequence GTGCAGGAGCCACGTCTGGCATCTTTGCAGTTGCGTGGGCATCAGGCCGCTTTGCAGGCATTTCGGCAGGCCATGCAGGGTGGGCGCTTGCCCCATGCGTGGTTGATTACAGGCCCACCGGGTATTGGTAAGGCCACATTTGCGTTCCGGCTGGCGCGTATATTGCTGGGCGGGGAGGATGAACTAAGCCCCGCTGGGCGCCGTGTTTCTGCCGCCACGCATGCAGATTTGCTGGTTGTTGCCCGCGGGTTTGATGAAAAACGCCAAAAATACCGCAGCGAGATTGTAGCGGATGATGTGCGGCCTATTAACTCCTTTTTGCGGCGTACGGCGGCAGAAGGTGGGTGGCGTGTTGTCATTGTAGATGGCGCGGAATGGATGAACCGTAGCGCAGCCAATGCCGTGCTGAAAATTCTGGAAGAACCGCCGCCAGCTACGGTATTGTTGTTAACCTGTTCCGCTCCAGGGCGGCTTTTGCCCACTATTCGTAGCCGATGCCGTAAACTGGAACTCGCACCGCTGGCTGCGGCAGATATGTCTGCCGTGCTGCATGCGCAGGCTCCAGAAGCTTCGGATACAGAAATACAGCGCGTTATGGCAGAAGCCCATGGTGCGCCGGGGCGTGCTCTGGCGTTGCTGGCAGATAAGGGTGGTGAAATTGCCAGCCTTGTGCACGAAGTGGTGCAGGGCATTACGCCATTACGCAGCTATGAGGTTGCAGAAACCATTTTACGCAGGGATTATGGTTTCAGTCTGTTTTTCAGCCTGTTATCAGACACACTCCAGATGCAAGCTCGTCAGGCGGCGCGGCAGGGAAACCCGCAATGTGTGGCCTTGGCCAATGCGTGGGAAGCCACCATGCGCAAGCACACCGAGACGGAACGCTTTAATCTGGATAAACAGGAAGCCCTGCTTGAAGCTATGACGATTGCGAGCCGAGAATGA
- the metG gene encoding methionine--tRNA ligase, which produces MTRRFYVTTPIYYVNGAPHIGHAYTSIAADVMARFHRLAGDEVFFLTGTDEHGQKVEQAAQANGIDAKSFADKVSADFRNMADAMNISYDDFIRTTEPRHITSTQALWQKVADNGAICLGAYEGWYALRDECFYGEDELVPGPDGKKVAPTGAPVEWVKEPSYFFKLSEYQDRLLELYENNPDFLGPHGARNEIVSFVKQGLRDLSISRTSFKWGIPVPGDDKHVMYVWFDALANYLSALGYPDTSAPRMAFWPANLHLVGKDIARFHAVYWPAFLMAAGIELPRKVFANGWWTIEGQKMSKSLGNVVDPRDLVKEFGLDAVRFFLLREVPFGGDSDLSRKALIMRNNVELANDLGNLAQRTLSLVARNCGGVLPERRTLTEEDTHLLGQVMVLPDLLKSQIERCALTDALEDVWKVIRACNAYIDHQAPWALRKTDPERMKDVLRVLVDALRGIATMLQPFMPQSMERMLDQLSVTAEERSFAALETPLPGGRQLPAPQGIFPRYVEPEQA; this is translated from the coding sequence ATGACCCGTCGTTTCTATGTAACTACGCCCATCTATTACGTGAACGGAGCGCCCCATATTGGCCACGCTTACACGTCTATTGCTGCGGATGTGATGGCCCGCTTTCATCGTCTGGCAGGGGATGAGGTGTTCTTTCTGACAGGCACGGATGAGCACGGCCAGAAGGTAGAGCAGGCTGCACAGGCCAATGGCATAGATGCCAAAAGCTTTGCGGATAAGGTTTCGGCCGATTTCCGCAATATGGCCGATGCCATGAACATCTCGTATGATGATTTCATCCGCACGACAGAGCCGCGCCATATTACCAGCACGCAGGCATTGTGGCAAAAAGTGGCGGATAACGGGGCCATTTGCCTGGGCGCGTATGAGGGCTGGTATGCTCTGCGTGATGAATGCTTCTACGGTGAAGATGAATTGGTGCCCGGCCCGGATGGCAAAAAAGTTGCTCCCACAGGCGCACCGGTAGAATGGGTGAAGGAACCCTCTTACTTCTTCAAGCTGTCTGAATATCAGGATCGGCTGTTGGAGCTGTATGAAAATAATCCGGATTTTCTGGGCCCTCATGGTGCGCGGAATGAGATTGTAAGCTTTGTTAAGCAGGGCCTGCGCGATCTTTCCATCAGCCGTACCAGTTTTAAGTGGGGCATTCCTGTTCCGGGTGATGATAAGCACGTTATGTATGTGTGGTTTGATGCACTCGCCAATTACCTGAGCGCTCTGGGCTATCCGGATACCTCTGCCCCGCGCATGGCGTTCTGGCCTGCCAACCTGCATCTGGTTGGCAAGGATATTGCACGCTTCCATGCCGTTTACTGGCCTGCCTTCCTTATGGCTGCTGGTATTGAGCTGCCACGCAAGGTGTTTGCCAACGGCTGGTGGACCATTGAAGGCCAGAAGATGAGCAAATCTCTGGGCAATGTGGTGGATCCGCGTGATCTGGTTAAAGAATTCGGGCTAGATGCTGTGCGCTTCTTCCTGCTGCGCGAAGTGCCTTTTGGCGGGGATAGTGATCTTTCCCGCAAGGCGCTGATTATGCGCAATAATGTGGAATTGGCGAATGATCTGGGCAATCTGGCCCAGCGTACGCTTTCCCTTGTAGCGCGTAACTGCGGTGGTGTTCTGCCAGAACGCCGTACGCTAACGGAAGAAGATACCCATCTGCTAGGGCAGGTGATGGTGCTGCCCGATCTGCTGAAATCTCAGATTGAGCGGTGTGCACTTACAGACGCGCTGGAAGATGTGTGGAAGGTGATCCGCGCCTGCAACGCGTATATCGACCATCAGGCCCCGTGGGCGTTGCGCAAGACAGACCCAGAACGCATGAAGGACGTGTTGCGTGTGTTGGTAGATGCCCTGCGCGGTATTGCCACCATGCTCCAGCCGTTCATGCCGCAGAGCATGGAACGCATGTTGGACCAGCTTTCTGTTACGGCAGAAGAACGCAGCTTTGCCGCGCTGGAAACACCATTGCCCGGTGGGCGTCAGCTTCCGGCACCACAGGGCATTTTCCCCCGTTATGTTGAGCCAGAACAGGCATAA